DNA from Sporichthyaceae bacterium:
GTCGCCCAGGTCGGCGTCCAGGAACAGCAGCACATCGGCGTCCGGCGCGGCGGCGGCGCCCGTGGTCATCGCCGCGGCCTTGCCCCGGTTGCGCGGGTGGCGCACGGTCCGCGCCCCGGCTGCCCCGGCGATCCCCGCGGTGTCGTCGGTGGAGCCGTCATCGACCACCAGCACGGTGTCCACGCCGGCGATGCCCGCCGCGGCCCGCACGGTGGCCGCGATCCGTTCGGCCTCGTTGCGGGCGGGAATCACCACCGCCACGCGCACGGACTTACCGGATGGTGAGCTGACGGCTGGCCAGGCCGTCGCGGGCGCGGCGCTCGTCGGCGGTCAGCGGGGTGTCATTGGCCAACGCCTCACCGATGCGCTCGCCCATCGCCTTGGCGGCGTCCTCGAAGTCCGACGCCTCCTTGTCGGTGGGCACTTCCCACACCGGGGCGAGCAGGCCCTGGCAGCGGAAGGCGCCGACGTAGCGGGTGCCCTCGCCAAGGCTGTCCGCGCGGGCCACGTGCAACCGGGCGAACGCCTTGAGCAGGGCGTGCTCGTCCTGCGGCATGACCCAACGCAGCCACGCTTTGTCCCGCTCGTTGCTCCAGTACGCCGCCTCGACCGAGGTGAGGCGCGTGGTGGGCGGTGCGGCGGCGTTGGCCTGCTCCAGCGACTGCTCGATCTCCGGGGTCATCTCGTCGGGGTTCTCCACCCAGAACTTGAACCCGTCGTGCACGGTGATCTCCAGCGGGACCGCCGGGTCAATGAGCTCCTGCAGCGGCGGGGTGTCCGGCTGAATCTCCACCGAGGCCGGGGTGG
Protein-coding regions in this window:
- a CDS encoding DUF5926 family protein codes for the protein MSKSSRARRAAERQSFVLRPFEGMASECDLVAMREIVPAATTTLKLLGEHADRDITLVTVLPLALPCLTRSQGSVLVAMQTQFPAGDAGRQVSAALLAALEIDPGSTPASVEIQPDTPPLQELIDPAVPLEITVHDGFKFWVENPDEMTPEIEQSLEQANAAAPPTTRLTSVEAAYWSNERDKAWLRWVMPQDEHALLKAFARLHVARADSLGEGTRYVGAFRCQGLLAPVWEVPTDKEASDFEDAAKAMGERIGEALANDTPLTADERRARDGLASRQLTIR